Proteins co-encoded in one Solea senegalensis isolate Sse05_10M linkage group LG8, IFAPA_SoseM_1, whole genome shotgun sequence genomic window:
- the tbx4 gene encoding T-box transcription factor TBX4 yields the protein MLQEKASAVTDECMSRVQTSVETDHLPDRPPLGPSSASALPSSNEPEQKIESIKVVLHERELWKKFHEAGTEMIITKAGRRMFPSYKVKVTGMNPKTKYILLSDIVPADDHRYKFCDNKWMVAGKAEPAMPGRLYVHPDSPATGAHWMRQLVSFQKLKLTNNHLDPFGHIILNSMHKYQPRLHIVKADENNAFGSKNTAYCTHVFHETAFISVTSYQNHKITQLKIENNPFAKGFRGSEEGDLRVSRLQGKEFPVISKNMVRQRLISSHSHLAGKLGAGVLTGHPQVLSSYQYDTGVPMSNADAQDSIANHFTQSRDPGLLYHCFKHRDNARHLELGCKRPYLDSPSVGSEEHYFRPTPSYESSLLSRPYCSEAIASREACMYGSMDAESGSGAGDSDDLANSPSVNCNMWATMQPYPRYSVEGVPYQPFTAHFTNAAAVTPMVPHHTPSMVSRPQADLGVYNSSSVQLPIIPPSSSSSSSCSPAVPGSRERSGHPSLYHKKPGSPLRPHRDFSAYPTQGTISIRDPSYQYQVGLSSAGTHWTES from the exons ATGCTGCAAGAGAAGGCTTCAGCTGTGACGGATGAATGCATGAGCCGGGTTCAGACCAGTGTGGAGACGGATCACCTCCCAGACCGGCCACCACTGGGCCCGTCCTCAGCCTCCGCCCTTCCCAGCTCCAATGAGCCTGAGCAG AAGATCGAGAGCATCAAGGTCGTCCTTCACGAGAGGGAGCTGTGGAAGAAGTTCCACGAGGCCGGCACAGAGATGATCATTACTAAAGCAGGCAG GAGGATGTTTCCAAGCTACAAGGTTAAAGTGACTGGGATGAACCCCAAAACCAAGTACATCCTACTCAGTGACATCGTCCCCGCTGACGACCACCGCTACAAGTTCTGTGACAACAAATG GATGGTGGCTGGAAAGGCAGAACCAGCGATGCCGGGGAGACTCTACGTTCACCCAGACTCGCCTGCCACAGGAGCTCACTGGATGAGGCAGCTGGTGTCATTTCAGAAACTCAAGCTTACAAACAACCACCTGGACCCTTTTGGACAT ATCATCCTGAACTCGATGCACAAGTACCAGCCCCGACTACACATAGTCAAAGCCGATGAGAACAACGCCTTTGGATCCAAGAACACGGCCTACTGCACTCATGTCTTTCATGAGACAGCCTTCATCTCTGTAACCTCTTATCAAAACCACAAG ATAACACAGctgaaaatagaaaacaatCCATTTGCCAAGGGATTCCGTGGCAGTGAAGAGGGAGATCTGCGCGTTTCAAGACTACAAGg GAAAGAGTTCCCGGTGATTTCAAAGAACATGGTTCGTCAGAGGCTCATCTCCTCACATAGTCACCTTGCGGGGAAACTCGGAGCGGGAGTTCTGACGGGACATCCTCAAGTCCTGTCGTCGTATCAGTACGATACTGGGGTTCCCATGTCAAACGCAGACGCCCAGGATTCCATCGCAAACCACTTCACTCAGAGCAGAGATCCCGGCCTTCTGTACCACTGCTTCAAACACAGAG ATAATGCCCGACACCTGGAGCTTGGCTGTAAGCGGCCGTATCTGGACTCGCCATCCGTGGGTTCAGAGGAGCATTATTTTCGTCCGACACCTTCTTACGAATCGTCCCTGCTGTCCCGTCCATACTGCTCAGAGGCGATCGCCTCTCGAGAGGCTTGTATGTACGGCAGTATGGACGCAGAGTCTGGATCTGGTGCAGGAGACTCTGACGACTTGGCCAACTCCCCTTCAGTAAATTGCAACATGTGGGCTACGATGCAGCCCTACCCTCGCTACAGCGTGGAGGGCGTTCCGTACCAGCCCTTCACGGCTCACTTCACCAACGCTGCCGCAGTCACACCGATGGTGCCACACCACACCCCGTCCATGGTGTCGAGGCCGCAGGCTGACTTGGGGGTCTACAACTCCTCTTCAGTGCAGCTGCccatcatccctccatcctcctcctcctcttcttcttgttctccaGCTGTTCCGGGTTCCAGAGAGCGATCAGGCCATCCGTCTCTGTACCACAAGAAGCCAGGCTCACCTCTCCGACCTCACAGAGATTTCTCAGCCTATCCTACTCAAGGTACCATATCCATCCGCGATCCGTCCTACCAGTACCAAGTGGGGCTGAGCAGTGCAGGGACTCACTGGACTGAGAGCTAA